In a single window of the Planctomycetia bacterium genome:
- a CDS encoding sigma-70 family RNA polymerase sigma factor, with the protein MTEPADKHETAGQSTHAEDAKLVAQVLNGEPRAYDLLVERYQRRGVSVAYRLLGNLSDAMDVVQDAFLRGYKSIETLENHERFGPWMMRIVSNLALNFRRGRRKHLSLSIGGESDESQEAGIPDEGRRERSGAAAMESAELKAKIDSGIESLPEAQRLALILFAIEQMPQKDVAEIMECSVEMVKWNVFQARKTLKARLADYLEE; encoded by the coding sequence ATGACCGAACCAGCAGACAAGCATGAGACCGCGGGTCAATCCACTCATGCCGAGGACGCCAAGCTCGTTGCTCAGGTGCTCAATGGTGAGCCGAGGGCCTACGACCTCCTGGTGGAGCGCTATCAAAGACGGGGCGTCTCCGTGGCCTATCGCCTGCTGGGCAATTTGAGCGACGCGATGGACGTGGTGCAGGATGCTTTTCTGCGAGGCTACAAATCAATAGAGACCCTGGAGAACCACGAGCGCTTCGGCCCCTGGATGATGCGGATCGTCAGCAATCTCGCCTTGAATTTTCGCCGGGGCCGCCGCAAGCATCTGTCATTATCGATCGGGGGAGAGTCTGACGAGTCGCAGGAAGCGGGAATCCCCGATGAGGGGCGGCGAGAGCGCAGCGGGGCAGCGGCCATGGAGTCAGCCGAGCTCAAGGCCAAAATCGACAGCGGGATCGAATCCCTGCCCGAGGCCCAGAGACTGGCGCTCATTCTCTTCGCGATCGAGCAGATGCCGCAGAAGGACGTCGCCGAGATCATGGAATGCAGCGTGGAAATGGTGAAATGGAATGTCTTCCAGGCGCGGAAGACCTTGAAGGCCAGATTGGCCGATTATCTTGAAGAATGA
- a CDS encoding SpoIIE family protein phosphatase: MRIMILENKKLRNVLPIEGPALSIGSSPDCTVHLPDPRISAEQAKCIQDDAGSWWLEIVDASIPTCLNRAVQKGRAKLRHADEIEMGAFSIRLFIEHQNPEEVRRERVAALTRRHAESLPLDTITTKFDHPVTIGKDLLMEITILAMRLAQAEAPRELCPILLRSLLRVVNARRAWVGIRRPDHREFEWEMGMTHDGQPCDAPAFSTVMTERSVQKSQFIACPEVHTTGIRSAMAAPLLSQEGVIGMIYVENADGDVAYSREWLDVLSAVACAVSPPIETVIRKTTAKRQAAATSEHAVGRATQDAVTPRALPQWNELQVAAYRHMGSQKCCDYYDVVQLPDKTCAIIVAKMLVDGVAVARYLSEVRAAFRSSALHCDAPHLFARSLNWMLTGDTRYAVDLVAAWIAPASGKVNYCAAGRGVHLGVVYSDGQAHKLDTKRSESIGRVKNPALELQTLDLGHGHTLGLVTAGVHSAVNAAGEKFGLIGVEEALCDALGDAPGQVLSELATDITTFLEDGQCPEDISILLVRRT, translated from the coding sequence ATGCGGATCATGATTCTGGAGAATAAGAAGCTCCGCAATGTCCTCCCGATTGAAGGACCGGCCCTGTCCATCGGCTCCAGCCCCGACTGCACCGTCCACCTGCCCGATCCCCGGATCAGCGCTGAACAGGCCAAGTGCATCCAGGACGACGCGGGCTCCTGGTGGCTGGAGATCGTCGACGCCTCGATTCCCACCTGCCTGAACCGTGCCGTTCAAAAGGGCCGGGCCAAGCTAAGACACGCCGACGAAATCGAGATGGGCGCCTTTTCGATTCGCCTCTTTATCGAACATCAGAACCCCGAAGAGGTTCGCCGAGAGCGAGTCGCCGCCCTCACCCGCCGGCACGCCGAGAGCCTGCCCCTCGACACCATCACCACGAAGTTCGATCATCCCGTCACCATCGGCAAAGACCTGCTCATGGAGATCACCATTCTCGCGATGCGACTGGCGCAGGCCGAGGCGCCGCGAGAACTATGCCCCATACTTCTCCGCTCGCTTCTGCGCGTCGTCAATGCCCGTCGCGCCTGGGTCGGCATCCGTCGCCCCGACCATCGCGAATTCGAATGGGAAATGGGAATGACCCACGACGGCCAGCCCTGTGACGCCCCCGCCTTTTCCACCGTCATGACCGAGCGATCTGTCCAGAAGTCGCAGTTCATCGCTTGTCCCGAGGTGCATACCACCGGCATCCGCTCCGCGATGGCCGCTCCTCTGCTTTCTCAGGAAGGCGTCATCGGAATGATCTACGTCGAGAACGCCGACGGCGACGTCGCCTACTCGCGCGAGTGGCTCGACGTCCTTTCCGCCGTGGCCTGCGCCGTCTCGCCGCCGATCGAGACAGTCATCCGCAAGACGACCGCCAAACGACAGGCCGCCGCAACTTCGGAGCACGCCGTCGGCAGGGCGACCCAGGATGCCGTCACCCCGCGCGCTTTGCCGCAGTGGAATGAGTTGCAGGTCGCCGCCTATCGCCACATGGGCTCGCAGAAGTGCTGCGACTACTACGACGTCGTTCAATTGCCCGACAAGACCTGCGCCATCATCGTCGCGAAGATGCTTGTCGATGGCGTCGCCGTCGCGCGATACCTCTCGGAAGTCCGCGCCGCTTTTCGAAGTTCCGCCCTGCACTGCGATGCCCCGCATCTCTTCGCCCGCAGCCTGAACTGGATGCTGACCGGAGACACGCGCTACGCTGTTGACCTCGTTGCCGCCTGGATCGCCCCCGCCTCCGGCAAGGTGAACTACTGCGCCGCCGGCCGGGGCGTGCATCTCGGCGTCGTTTATTCAGACGGACAGGCCCACAAGCTTGACACCAAGCGCAGCGAGTCCATCGGCCGCGTTAAGAATCCCGCCCTCGAATTGCAGACGCTCGACCTGGGCCACGGCCATACCCTGGGCCTGGTCACGGCCGGCGTACACAGCGCGGTCAACGCGGCCGGCGAAAAGTTTGGACTCATCGGTGTCGAAGAAGCCCTCTGCGACGCCCTCGGCGATGCCCCCGGACAGGTGCTCAGCGAACTGGCGACCGACATCACCACTTTCCTTGAAGACGGTCAGTGCCCCGAGGACATCTCCATCCTCCTCGTCCGCCGCACCTGA
- a CDS encoding O-antigen ligase family protein — MRRVADHKPSPSGRFVPAIVLLVLFNSTLLLCDVAKPTASTREQDWASVLDRILAAPIRLTDVSDLRWYACAAGLVCLLFAYALRRGRGEPAAAKDLRGGWSWAKRFGPEALAGLTIVCAISSAYINDTWELSRGYIFFLCMGLGWMLALARVTSWENIGGIFGYVLGLIVVGSVLSLWHLYAMGPRFFQLPVGPVTVTACFGAFWSVFAAVWLAERWFGGGEGAKPSAASSFAAIIVVVLACWLLYEARRRGAIMGLLASLALIGGVVVWVRRPSRVWRGVVVGFAALALVGAVAFIWQQSESSKRITSIPLKVRYIYYETMVRMLPESPLLGFGPDMFICEMTNKLAPVRSQMPNILHGGVDADAHNEWFQAVFELGIPGGLAYSAIPLLIISMCLRTWASSQDAARRRVVLALAAAIVCLYVNELSSVNLRGATVIPWYWTMLGVALGVCRSSEAGNRESERISAPGALGRGSAAVLGVMIIWLCSADISRAYQHGIGRSTMYTDPQQAVTALDNARGRFGTSRWLSLHNYRGTALTNLWLQMRRGGPTGIATTQAWSLSDGEKALAAQTEAEWQMLYARAPAYLKTGFQLAQAQHLAGDTARAVATLRQYLDEVYPYEKNANMLLIAIGELSFEEALQRLLCAIKWERWEQDTLTIAQQLMQTPSIAAAWPARVAGAIEDVGRGDEDTWKDRLACEVLRVEAFRRIFTGDLAGAEEMQMRAARAMEKLAELDSRFRRPAAAETDAWYLAARFVFDLSPTNYVEAYRRSQKAEVFAMRDAVKEFVPDPVLGAPHVGGVIIPVNPPETLRDLWRFSAQMLMAMKGDSKQITLRIGWSLPPERQSPSDVMGEVAVLAAEMVKRFEGVPEFQRPESYPRLVELARSAGK; from the coding sequence ATGCGACGCGTCGCCGATCACAAACCTTCGCCGTCGGGCCGATTCGTGCCCGCGATCGTTTTGCTGGTGCTCTTCAATTCGACGCTGCTGCTATGCGACGTGGCGAAGCCGACGGCCTCGACGCGCGAGCAGGACTGGGCCTCGGTTCTCGACCGAATACTGGCGGCGCCGATTCGGTTGACGGACGTTTCTGACCTGCGGTGGTATGCGTGCGCGGCGGGGCTGGTTTGTCTGCTGTTTGCGTATGCGCTGCGGCGAGGACGCGGCGAACCGGCGGCGGCGAAGGATCTTCGCGGAGGTTGGAGTTGGGCGAAGCGCTTCGGGCCGGAAGCGCTGGCGGGGTTGACCATCGTCTGTGCGATCTCATCGGCCTACATCAACGACACATGGGAACTTTCTCGCGGGTACATCTTTTTTCTGTGCATGGGCCTGGGCTGGATGCTGGCGCTGGCCCGGGTGACGTCGTGGGAGAATATCGGGGGCATTTTCGGGTACGTCTTGGGGCTGATTGTCGTGGGATCGGTGTTATCGTTGTGGCACTTGTATGCGATGGGGCCGCGATTCTTTCAGCTACCGGTCGGCCCGGTGACGGTGACGGCGTGCTTCGGGGCATTTTGGAGCGTGTTCGCGGCGGTCTGGCTGGCGGAGCGATGGTTCGGCGGTGGGGAGGGGGCGAAGCCCAGCGCGGCGTCGAGCTTTGCGGCTATCATCGTCGTTGTTCTCGCCTGTTGGCTGCTCTACGAGGCGCGACGGCGCGGGGCGATCATGGGGCTCCTGGCGAGCCTGGCGTTGATCGGCGGCGTCGTCGTGTGGGTTCGCAGGCCCAGCCGGGTGTGGCGCGGGGTTGTTGTGGGGTTTGCGGCGCTGGCGCTGGTCGGCGCGGTCGCGTTTATCTGGCAGCAGAGTGAGAGCTCCAAGCGGATTACCAGCATCCCGCTGAAGGTGCGCTACATTTATTATGAAACGATGGTCCGGATGCTGCCGGAGTCGCCGCTCCTTGGTTTCGGGCCGGACATGTTCATCTGCGAGATGACCAACAAGCTGGCGCCGGTGCGCAGCCAGATGCCGAACATCCTGCACGGGGGTGTCGATGCCGATGCCCACAACGAGTGGTTTCAGGCGGTGTTTGAATTGGGCATCCCCGGCGGGTTGGCGTATTCGGCGATTCCGCTGCTGATCATTTCGATGTGCCTGCGGACGTGGGCTTCTTCACAGGATGCGGCGCGGCGGCGAGTGGTGCTGGCGCTGGCCGCGGCGATAGTTTGTCTGTACGTGAACGAGCTGAGCAGCGTGAACCTGCGCGGGGCGACGGTGATACCGTGGTATTGGACGATGCTCGGGGTGGCGCTGGGGGTTTGTCGATCGAGCGAGGCGGGCAATCGGGAGAGTGAGCGTATATCGGCGCCGGGCGCACTTGGTCGCGGGTCGGCGGCGGTGCTTGGGGTCATGATCATCTGGCTCTGCTCGGCGGACATCTCGCGGGCATATCAACACGGCATCGGGCGGTCGACGATGTACACGGACCCGCAGCAGGCGGTGACGGCGCTCGACAACGCGCGCGGCAGGTTCGGCACGTCGCGGTGGTTGTCGCTGCACAACTATCGCGGGACGGCCCTGACGAACCTGTGGCTGCAGATGCGGCGGGGCGGGCCAACGGGAATCGCAACGACGCAGGCGTGGTCGTTGAGCGACGGCGAGAAGGCGCTGGCGGCGCAGACCGAGGCGGAGTGGCAGATGCTGTATGCCCGGGCGCCGGCGTATCTGAAGACGGGCTTTCAACTGGCGCAGGCGCAGCATCTTGCGGGCGACACGGCGCGGGCGGTGGCCACGCTTCGGCAGTACCTCGATGAGGTGTATCCGTACGAGAAGAACGCGAACATGCTCCTGATCGCGATCGGCGAGCTCTCATTTGAGGAGGCGCTGCAGCGTCTGTTGTGCGCGATCAAGTGGGAGCGGTGGGAACAGGACACGCTGACGATCGCGCAGCAACTCATGCAGACGCCGTCGATCGCGGCGGCGTGGCCGGCGCGGGTGGCGGGGGCGATTGAGGACGTCGGGCGCGGGGACGAAGACACGTGGAAGGATCGACTCGCCTGCGAAGTGCTTCGCGTAGAGGCGTTTCGGCGCATCTTCACCGGCGATCTGGCGGGCGCGGAGGAAATGCAGATGCGCGCCGCGCGGGCCATGGAAAAGCTCGCGGAGCTCGATTCGCGATTTCGCCGGCCCGCCGCGGCAGAGACGGATGCGTGGTATCTGGCGGCGCGATTTGTGTTCGATCTTTCGCCGACCAACTATGTCGAGGCTTATCGCCGGTCGCAGAAGGCCGAGGTGTTTGCCATGCGCGACGCGGTGAAGGAGTTCGTGCCGGACCCGGTGTTGGGTGCGCCGCATGTGGGCGGGGTGATTATTCCGGTTAACCCGCCGGAGACGCTGCGCGACTTGTGGCGATTCTCCGCGCAGATGCTGATGGCGATGAAGGGCGATTCGAAGCAGATCACGCTGCGCATCGGGTGGAGTCTTCCGCCGGAGCGACAATCGCCTTCCGATGTGATGGGGGAGGTGGCGGTCCTCGCGGCTGAGATGGTGAAACGCTTCGAGGGCGTGCCGGAGTTTCAGCGGCCGGAGAGTTATCCGCGGCTGGTGGAGCTGGCCCGTTCGGCGGGGAAGTAG
- a CDS encoding protein kinase, whose protein sequence is MAARYSFGSGRQSVYTPRAKYSFRRQPRFDRRLNMKDGGQSPDRSSSTPAGWKPVPLVCPQCRAQYVPLRPTAGRRVRCRHCKHVWRDSGATIDEVADALKSAATSWSQLGSTTLAAADHGSTLGRMASRHAQAPAPTPAEWIGKTLGKYEIRSVLGMGAMGHVYEAWDGDLQRAVAIKLLPRRIDPLHQPLGLRMFLQEARVAAGLQHPNVLTIFEVGQQEGIYYFVMERVRGVTLAALVEQDGPLEAQRACYVIAHAARGIAAGHALGAVHRDVKPGNIMIDTKGQVKVTDYGLANVSGLAGIEELAERTLGTPGWISPEVARGERPTPESDIYSLGLTLYYAMTENRLVTGKTKSGMVRSQQNAKSIRREQLPDNWPPRLCEILLQCLQADPKDRYHSADQLSMDLLRALVPDDRDGTLVLGERSHRTRTIPQWVSYTVLGALFVVTVLIAVLALMK, encoded by the coding sequence ATGGCTGCAAGATACTCATTCGGCAGTGGTAGGCAAAGCGTCTATACTCCGCGGGCGAAGTATTCGTTCAGGAGGCAGCCGCGTTTCGACCGGCGGCTCAACATGAAGGACGGCGGCCAATCCCCAGATCGATCATCGTCTACCCCGGCAGGATGGAAGCCGGTTCCACTGGTATGTCCGCAGTGCCGGGCGCAATACGTCCCGCTGCGTCCGACGGCCGGGCGGCGTGTGCGGTGCCGGCACTGCAAACACGTCTGGCGGGATTCCGGCGCGACGATCGACGAAGTCGCCGACGCGCTGAAGAGCGCGGCCACGTCGTGGTCGCAGCTCGGCTCTACCACGCTTGCGGCGGCTGACCACGGATCGACCCTGGGGCGGATGGCGTCGCGACATGCCCAGGCTCCGGCCCCGACGCCGGCGGAGTGGATCGGCAAGACGCTCGGCAAGTACGAGATTCGATCGGTGCTGGGCATGGGGGCGATGGGCCACGTCTATGAGGCCTGGGACGGCGACCTCCAGCGGGCGGTGGCCATCAAGCTGCTGCCTCGTCGGATCGATCCATTGCACCAGCCGCTGGGACTGCGGATGTTTCTTCAGGAAGCGCGCGTCGCGGCGGGGCTCCAGCATCCGAATGTACTGACGATTTTTGAAGTGGGCCAGCAGGAGGGCATCTACTATTTCGTCATGGAACGGGTGCGCGGCGTGACGCTGGCGGCGCTGGTCGAGCAGGACGGCCCGCTCGAAGCGCAGCGAGCGTGCTACGTCATCGCTCACGCGGCGCGCGGGATTGCCGCCGGTCACGCCCTCGGCGCGGTCCATCGCGACGTGAAGCCGGGCAACATCATGATCGACACCAAGGGGCAGGTGAAGGTCACGGATTACGGGCTCGCGAACGTCTCCGGTCTTGCGGGCATTGAGGAATTGGCGGAGCGGACGCTCGGCACGCCGGGCTGGATCTCGCCCGAGGTGGCGCGAGGGGAGCGGCCGACACCGGAAAGCGATATCTACAGTCTCGGACTGACGCTCTATTACGCGATGACAGAGAATCGGCTGGTGACGGGGAAGACGAAGAGCGGCATGGTTCGTTCGCAGCAGAATGCCAAGAGCATTCGCCGCGAACAGTTGCCGGACAACTGGCCGCCCAGGCTGTGTGAGATTCTGCTTCAGTGTCTTCAGGCGGACCCCAAGGATCGGTATCACTCCGCCGATCAGCTCTCGATGGACCTCCTGCGAGCGCTGGTGCCCGACGATCGCGACGGCACCTTAGTTCTCGGCGAACGGAGCCATCGCACGCGCACCATCCCGCAGTGGGTCTCGTACACGGTGCTCGGTGCGCTATTCGTGGTGACGGTCCTGATTGCGGTGTTGGCGCTGATGAAGTGA
- a CDS encoding IS256 family transposase, translating into MQESNESIETIPVPSRDVLTEILRDGAQRLLGQAIEAEVDGWIEGHADLRDPQGRRQVVKNGHHPTRTLVTGVGPVEVTQPRVWDRRIVGRGEAGEALDANGQAVERFCSSILPPYLRKTKAIEELIPWLYLKGISTGDFSEALQALVGPQAAGLSATTITRLMTSWQDEYQSWNRRSLEGKHYVYLWADGIHFNIRLEEDRQCILVLMGARADGRKELIAVVDGHRESEQSWYSLLLDCQQRGMTIDPKLATADGALGFWAALPKVYSTTRAQRCWVHKTANVLDKMPKRVQTGAKAKLHEIWMAPTRENANQAFDHFVAHYAAKYPGAAECLVKDREVLLTFYDFPAEHWRHLRTTNPIESTFATVRLRHRRTKGNGSRIACLAMVFKLCESAANHWRLLNGATLLPDVIAGVKFVNGEKAERNAA; encoded by the coding sequence ATGCAGGAGAGTAACGAGTCGATCGAGACGATTCCAGTCCCCAGCCGAGACGTTTTGACGGAGATTCTGCGGGACGGGGCCCAACGGCTCCTGGGCCAGGCGATCGAGGCGGAGGTCGATGGCTGGATCGAAGGGCACGCCGATCTGCGCGATCCGCAAGGCCGCCGGCAGGTGGTCAAGAACGGCCATCATCCCACCCGGACCCTCGTCACCGGCGTCGGGCCGGTGGAGGTGACGCAGCCGCGGGTGTGGGACCGTCGGATCGTCGGCCGCGGCGAGGCCGGCGAAGCGTTGGATGCAAATGGCCAGGCCGTGGAGCGGTTCTGTTCGTCGATTTTGCCGCCGTACCTGCGGAAGACGAAGGCCATCGAGGAGTTGATCCCCTGGCTGTACCTCAAGGGCATCAGCACCGGAGACTTCAGCGAGGCCCTGCAGGCGCTGGTCGGTCCCCAGGCGGCGGGGCTCAGCGCCACGACGATCACGCGTTTGATGACGAGTTGGCAGGACGAGTACCAGTCATGGAATCGCCGCTCCCTGGAAGGCAAGCACTACGTGTACCTCTGGGCGGATGGGATTCACTTCAACATCCGCCTGGAGGAAGACCGGCAGTGCATTCTGGTGCTGATGGGCGCGAGGGCGGACGGCCGCAAGGAGCTGATCGCGGTGGTCGACGGCCATCGCGAGAGCGAGCAGTCGTGGTATTCGCTGCTGCTGGACTGCCAACAACGGGGCATGACGATCGACCCGAAGCTGGCCACGGCGGACGGAGCGCTGGGCTTCTGGGCGGCGCTGCCGAAGGTCTATTCGACGACCCGGGCGCAGCGCTGCTGGGTGCACAAGACGGCCAACGTGTTGGACAAGATGCCCAAGCGGGTGCAGACCGGCGCGAAGGCCAAGCTGCACGAGATCTGGATGGCGCCGACGCGGGAGAATGCGAACCAGGCGTTCGATCACTTCGTGGCCCACTACGCGGCCAAATACCCCGGCGCGGCCGAGTGCCTGGTGAAGGATCGCGAGGTGCTGCTGACGTTCTACGACTTCCCGGCCGAGCACTGGCGGCACCTGCGGACGACGAATCCGATCGAAAGTACGTTCGCCACGGTGCGGCTGCGTCACCGCCGGACCAAAGGCAACGGCAGTCGGATCGCGTGTCTGGCAATGGTGTTCAAGCTGTGCGAGTCCGCCGCGAACCACTGGCGGCTGCTCAATGGCGCGACGCTGCTTCCCGATGTCATCGCCGGTGTGAAGTTCGTCAATGGAGAAAAGGCCGAGAGAAACGCCGCCTGA
- a CDS encoding O-antigen ligase family protein, translating to MRRDAQIATFSGGYAMAIIAALVLASALLLLNDVPEIRRSAPEGTWPPSWIARTLMLPIAMPGMTDIRRYVLPVGLAMVLITFAFRPPRSTTAEAAGGAGETSGATLLSRWWFEGLAAVVIVVAVCSALANGTYGFSRGWIFGLILYSAWSIVLRRFLPRERIPLLLLLASGVAALAVVTALWHRLALGVFAFELPVGPVTITGALGALMTAMGAAWLFSGFISSANQNRPRGLARTVWVGLVVIAGLVLTIYAARRASWLAIGVALAVIVVAGVFKGGRSGKLRWWVIVGLVIVPAAGFVVQQRYLSPRAGVRQGIQSRTGYWKHVVTDLPRHPFLGVGPDMFVCDMTSVNALDHSTQAKQFGGRVEYDAHSEWLQAIHELGIVGGLSYCALPIATIVLALRRYRRGAAGGQGDLLLCCAAGLIAIMVYELLSINLRHPVVSPWYWTLLGVTAALLRIPQAAAKTSHTATKPSLLSGSLVRLGSLVGAALILLITVADARCAVAHERARLAQAASPAEALADYDVAIRQFGSRAWLSTRYDRAMLCSQLLKAAQGDAAAKASGGAFAEIARRTVDAWRELVDRCPAYPDAGYKLSEALVLSGERAEALATLERYLKHVDPHDLQANILRIYLGGQDAMQNLLCVRAALVRSPMNNVLASYIARDLASPEVSKPWADLVHEAWRSIEIADESQWPDPFAPETFRMEVLRLAGEGELKQAADVSRLAAEMYGRQVDQLTPRRRVNAVVADAWYVAARFRFESEPGAYMAVCAAMQKAETYANLQVRFDAGATSQGLDLDPVGLRNRTSELRTLLKFSAMMGMACGVDDLEVARRVNWSLPGDRHAMAQVNAEKARMAAELVAIFDRLPAEMQPPVMPRLKEQARTAAPSP from the coding sequence ATGAGACGAGACGCGCAGATAGCGACATTTTCCGGCGGCTATGCGATGGCCATCATCGCGGCGCTGGTATTGGCGTCGGCGCTGCTGCTGCTGAACGACGTGCCTGAGATTCGCCGCAGCGCCCCGGAGGGCACGTGGCCGCCGTCGTGGATCGCGCGGACATTGATGCTTCCGATCGCGATGCCGGGGATGACGGACATTCGCCGGTATGTGCTGCCGGTGGGATTGGCGATGGTCCTGATCACATTTGCGTTTCGGCCGCCGAGATCGACGACGGCGGAAGCAGCAGGCGGGGCGGGGGAGACTTCAGGAGCGACATTGTTGTCGCGGTGGTGGTTCGAAGGGCTGGCGGCGGTGGTGATTGTGGTCGCCGTCTGTTCGGCGCTGGCGAATGGGACGTACGGTTTTTCTCGCGGCTGGATATTCGGGCTGATTCTTTACAGCGCGTGGAGCATTGTGCTGCGGCGGTTTCTGCCGAGGGAGCGGATTCCGCTATTGCTGCTGCTGGCTTCCGGGGTTGCCGCGCTGGCGGTGGTGACGGCGCTATGGCACCGTCTGGCACTGGGGGTGTTTGCGTTTGAGTTGCCGGTCGGCCCGGTGACGATCACCGGCGCGCTGGGGGCGTTGATGACGGCGATGGGCGCGGCGTGGCTTTTTTCGGGATTCATTTCTTCCGCGAATCAGAATCGTCCGAGGGGCCTTGCGCGCACGGTCTGGGTGGGCCTTGTCGTCATTGCCGGGCTTGTGCTGACGATTTACGCGGCGCGGCGGGCGAGCTGGCTGGCCATTGGCGTCGCGCTCGCGGTCATTGTCGTGGCCGGCGTCTTCAAGGGCGGCCGATCCGGGAAGCTGCGCTGGTGGGTGATCGTCGGGCTCGTAATCGTTCCGGCTGCGGGCTTCGTCGTTCAACAACGCTATCTCTCGCCTCGCGCCGGTGTGCGACAGGGGATTCAAAGTCGGACCGGCTACTGGAAGCACGTCGTGACGGACCTGCCGCGCCATCCGTTTCTCGGCGTTGGGCCGGATATGTTCGTCTGCGACATGACGTCGGTGAATGCGCTCGACCATTCCACGCAGGCCAAGCAGTTCGGGGGCCGCGTCGAGTATGACGCACACAGCGAGTGGCTACAGGCGATTCACGAGTTGGGCATCGTCGGCGGGCTGAGTTATTGCGCGCTGCCGATCGCGACCATTGTGCTCGCGCTTCGCAGGTATCGGCGCGGTGCGGCGGGAGGGCAGGGGGATTTGCTTCTGTGCTGCGCCGCCGGGCTTATTGCGATCATGGTTTACGAGTTGCTCAGCATCAATCTACGGCATCCGGTTGTGTCACCGTGGTATTGGACGCTACTGGGTGTGACGGCGGCGCTTCTGCGAATTCCGCAAGCGGCGGCGAAGACGAGTCACACTGCAACGAAGCCCAGTCTGCTATCGGGCAGCCTTGTTCGATTGGGATCGTTGGTCGGCGCCGCGCTGATTTTGTTGATTACCGTTGCGGATGCCCGATGCGCGGTGGCGCACGAGCGAGCGAGACTGGCGCAGGCGGCGAGCCCGGCGGAAGCGCTAGCTGATTACGATGTGGCGATTCGCCAGTTCGGCTCGCGTGCGTGGCTTTCGACGAGATACGATCGGGCGATGCTCTGTTCGCAATTGCTGAAGGCGGCGCAGGGCGACGCGGCCGCGAAGGCTTCCGGCGGCGCATTCGCGGAGATTGCCCGACGAACGGTTGATGCCTGGCGAGAGCTGGTCGATCGCTGTCCGGCCTATCCGGACGCGGGATACAAGCTATCGGAGGCGCTGGTGCTGTCCGGCGAGCGCGCCGAAGCGTTGGCGACGCTGGAGCGATACCTGAAGCACGTCGATCCACACGATCTACAGGCGAACATTTTGCGGATTTATCTCGGCGGGCAGGATGCGATGCAGAACCTGCTTTGCGTGCGGGCGGCGCTGGTGCGCTCGCCGATGAACAACGTGCTCGCCTCGTACATTGCGCGCGATCTGGCATCGCCGGAGGTCTCGAAGCCGTGGGCCGATCTGGTGCACGAGGCGTGGCGCAGCATCGAGATTGCAGATGAGAGCCAGTGGCCCGATCCGTTTGCACCGGAGACATTTCGGATGGAGGTGCTGCGGCTGGCCGGCGAGGGAGAATTGAAGCAGGCCGCCGACGTCTCGCGGCTGGCGGCCGAGATGTACGGACGGCAGGTGGATCAACTGACGCCCCGTCGCCGGGTCAATGCCGTGGTGGCGGATGCGTGGTATGTCGCGGCGCGGTTTCGGTTCGAGAGCGAGCCGGGCGCCTACATGGCCGTGTGTGCGGCGATGCAGAAGGCCGAGACGTATGCCAATCTGCAGGTTCGCTTTGACGCCGGCGCGACCTCACAGGGGCTGGACCTCGATCCGGTGGGCCTTCGCAATCGGACGTCGGAACTGCGCACGCTGCTGAAGTTCAGCGCGATGATGGGCATGGCCTGTGGGGTGGACGATCTTGAAGTCGCGCGCCGCGTGAATTGGAGCCTGCCGGGGGATCGGCACGCGATGGCGCAGGTGAATGCGGAGAAGGCTCGAATGGCCGCGGAGTTGGTCGCGATTTTCGATCGGCTTCCCGCCGAAATGCAGCCGCCGGTCATGCCGCGTTTGAAGGAGCAGGCCCGGACGGCTGCTCCTTCGCCGTGA